A genome region from Myroides fluvii includes the following:
- a CDS encoding OsmC family protein: MKEHHYRATIDWTGNQGSGTDHYTHYERSHTIQIEGKPQLAGSSDPAFRGDTTKHNPEDLFLSSLASCHMLWYLHFCSVNQIIVEAYTDTATGTMIEEQDGKGRFIEVTLHPTVTVQSQDMVAQALALHKKANECCFIANSVNFPVHHQPTIVVKNKA, from the coding sequence ATGAAAGAACATCACTACCGCGCTACAATCGATTGGACGGGTAATCAAGGTAGCGGAACGGATCATTATACGCATTACGAACGCAGTCATACGATTCAAATTGAGGGTAAACCGCAGTTAGCTGGTTCTTCTGATCCGGCATTTCGAGGGGATACCACCAAACACAATCCCGAAGATTTATTTCTTTCTTCTCTTGCCTCCTGCCATATGTTGTGGTATTTACACTTTTGTTCGGTCAATCAAATTATTGTTGAAGCCTATACAGATACAGCTACGGGAACAATGATCGAAGAACAAGATGGCAAAGGGCGCTTTATCGAAGTAACGCTACATCCTACCGTAACGGTTCAAAGTCAAGACATGGTGGCACAAGCCTTAGCTTTACACAAAAAGGCGAATGAATGTTGCTTTATTGCAAATTCGGTTAATTTTCCTGTTCACCATCAACCAACGATAGTCGTAAAAAACAAAGCATAA
- a CDS encoding alpha/beta hydrolase-fold protein, with translation MKQCVIWMALICGTVGMAQETYSHWVARAEARLELEEESSQKEALLYYQKAFTQFPDSIAVEDVYEGVILAASLQEKDLAFSYLNQLLGDKKDGNGFPGWRNITHQDAIEECKNLLDDPRWQVVVKAATKQKEQVELALKREEEAFFQTKLQVLYAPENGKEVYEQLKNELVFLPKAQRDYSLSFQLNDSTKTSYFIHLPKNYNPTKSYPLLFFLHGAVRYSSLLDFQTAELNLGGWNRYYTKYADQHDVILVFPRANKQYNWMTSDEGFFMIPTILKRIKSAINIDDDKVFLAGHSNGATGVFSYLMKNATPFAGFYGFNTHPKVFTGGTFVANIKNRNFINFSTDQDYYYPPNANDDFTALMNQIKADYKEVRYAGFPHWFPEFDESEPAYQILFADLMQRKRETFPSSLTWEFDDEANGSMDWLQDIKLDTLAPKANWQSSSNFKITKWLEYGEDDDDTLKEVVVDEDAFDFPRASGKIVAEYKNNVYRIKTSRIKSFALAISPEMIDVKKKVKVYVNDQLYYNSKVTYDGVFTLKNFVKNKDRKRLWINLIPIELK, from the coding sequence ATGAAACAGTGTGTTATTTGGATGGCTCTTATTTGTGGTACTGTTGGAATGGCACAAGAGACTTATTCCCATTGGGTAGCTCGTGCAGAAGCTAGACTTGAGCTAGAAGAGGAATCAAGCCAAAAAGAAGCCTTGTTATATTACCAAAAAGCATTTACCCAATTTCCGGATAGCATAGCAGTCGAAGATGTATACGAAGGTGTTATTCTGGCTGCATCTCTTCAAGAAAAAGACTTGGCTTTTAGTTATTTAAATCAACTCTTAGGGGATAAAAAAGACGGCAATGGATTTCCAGGTTGGAGAAATATCACCCACCAAGATGCCATAGAGGAGTGCAAGAATCTTTTGGATGACCCGCGTTGGCAGGTTGTTGTGAAGGCAGCTACAAAACAAAAAGAACAAGTTGAACTTGCTTTAAAAAGAGAAGAAGAGGCTTTTTTTCAAACGAAGTTACAGGTACTGTATGCACCTGAGAATGGAAAAGAGGTATATGAACAACTTAAGAATGAACTTGTGTTTCTGCCCAAAGCGCAACGCGATTATTCCTTGAGTTTTCAATTAAACGACTCAACTAAGACGTCCTATTTCATTCACTTACCCAAAAATTACAATCCCACGAAATCGTATCCCCTGTTGTTCTTTTTACACGGAGCTGTTCGATACAGTTCTTTACTCGATTTTCAAACAGCGGAATTGAATCTGGGAGGTTGGAATCGCTACTACACCAAATACGCCGATCAACACGATGTGATTCTCGTGTTTCCCCGTGCAAATAAACAGTACAATTGGATGACTTCAGACGAGGGATTCTTTATGATTCCAACGATATTGAAGCGCATAAAAAGTGCAATTAATATTGATGATGATAAAGTATTTCTAGCGGGGCACTCCAATGGTGCAACGGGAGTTTTTTCCTATTTGATGAAGAATGCAACACCTTTTGCAGGCTTTTACGGATTTAATACGCATCCTAAAGTATTTACGGGAGGTACGTTTGTAGCGAATATAAAAAATCGAAATTTTATCAATTTCTCAACGGATCAGGATTACTATTATCCACCCAATGCCAATGATGATTTTACAGCCCTGATGAACCAAATAAAGGCCGATTATAAAGAAGTGCGCTATGCGGGATTTCCCCATTGGTTTCCTGAGTTTGACGAATCGGAACCCGCTTATCAAATTCTATTTGCCGATTTGATGCAGCGAAAACGAGAAACGTTTCCTTCTTCCTTGACTTGGGAGTTTGATGATGAGGCCAATGGCAGCATGGATTGGTTACAAGATATTAAATTAGATACGTTAGCACCCAAAGCCAATTGGCAATCCTCCTCGAATTTTAAAATCACAAAATGGTTGGAGTATGGAGAAGATGACGATGATACCCTGAAAGAAGTAGTGGTTGATGAAGATGCTTTTGATTTTCCACGGGCCTCAGGTAAAATTGTAGCGGAGTATAAAAACAATGTATATCGCATCAAAACGTCTCGTATTAAGTCTTTTGCCCTTGCTATTTCTCCAGAGATGATCGATGTAAAGAAAAAGGTGAAGGTCTATGTCAACGACCAATTGTACTACAACAGTAAAGTTACGTATGATGGCGTCTTTACCCTTAAAAACTTTGTGAAAAACAAGGATCGAAAAAGATTGTGGATTAATTTAATTCCAATTGAACTAAAATAG
- a CDS encoding N-acetyltransferase, producing the protein MEKFIVLDQANVNQEHICCAISDKKCREGYQLKKDWLKREMDNGYVFRRLDARAKVFMEYGPAAMGWVPITAPDYLLINCFWVSGQYKGNGYAKQLLQLAIDDAKERGYKGLVTVVGTQKFHFMSDTKWLLKHGFTTVEQTSSGFSLLVLKFEGEAKDPQFNACVQTGNCKETTDVTVYYSNRCPFSELHVQHILKETVKKRNLSLTIIKLESREQAQQAPSPATIFSLFYQGKFITTDLSICLDSRFDKIVEKIVREWK; encoded by the coding sequence ATGGAGAAATTTATTGTATTAGACCAGGCAAATGTGAATCAAGAGCATATTTGTTGTGCTATTTCGGATAAGAAATGCAGGGAGGGCTATCAATTAAAAAAGGATTGGCTCAAAAGAGAAATGGACAACGGCTACGTATTTAGACGTTTAGATGCGAGAGCGAAAGTGTTTATGGAATATGGGCCTGCAGCTATGGGGTGGGTTCCTATAACAGCACCCGATTATCTTCTGATTAATTGTTTTTGGGTCTCTGGACAATACAAAGGGAATGGCTATGCCAAGCAGTTGTTGCAACTGGCAATTGATGATGCCAAGGAAAGAGGGTATAAAGGATTAGTTACCGTAGTGGGAACCCAAAAATTTCACTTTATGAGTGATACCAAGTGGTTGTTGAAACACGGATTTACAACGGTAGAACAAACGAGTTCTGGTTTCAGTTTATTAGTTTTAAAATTTGAAGGAGAGGCAAAAGACCCTCAATTTAATGCTTGTGTACAAACGGGGAATTGCAAAGAAACAACGGATGTAACGGTCTATTACTCCAATCGTTGTCCCTTTTCAGAATTACACGTTCAGCATATTTTGAAGGAAACAGTAAAAAAACGCAATTTATCCCTCACTATTATTAAATTGGAAAGTAGAGAACAAGCACAACAAGCACCCAGTCCAGCAACTATTTTTAGTTTATTCTATCAAGGAAAGTTTATAACAACTGATTTAAGTATTTGTTTAGATAGTCGCTTTGATAAAATAGTAGAAAAGATAGTAAGAGAATGGAAATGA
- a CDS encoding helix-turn-helix domain-containing protein codes for MKTEANIKEIQTLEDFKSLYFSDQEGNIICEECCTLAYQAGVGFLEIFTLENLSQLPTFTEGKQTRKQFYTMILITQGQVEEVIGYTKYVFAAGAMYFIGENQLHHIQRWSEEVKGFMCLFDSDYFLLCLKHQIKLNNFPFFQFGQKPFVNLSEREVVMMKHLFWKLNNEKCQKQTFNDDLLVRMFLNIILLEAERIYNHKKVETPFVLSRKEQLVARFQLLVNQKIIDLKQVNEYAALLHVHPHYLNDVVKEMTNHPASYYIQKQLLDEIKSRLIQTNDTIAIIAGNLNFTEESYLGRFFKKHVGITPIQYRKKHKQH; via the coding sequence ATGAAAACTGAAGCTAATATCAAGGAAATACAAACACTAGAAGATTTTAAATCCCTGTATTTTTCAGATCAAGAAGGCAATATCATTTGTGAAGAATGTTGTACCCTCGCTTATCAAGCGGGAGTAGGTTTTTTAGAAATATTTACCCTTGAAAATCTGTCCCAATTGCCCACTTTTACCGAAGGAAAACAAACGCGTAAGCAGTTTTATACGATGATACTCATCACCCAAGGACAAGTAGAAGAAGTGATTGGTTATACCAAGTATGTGTTTGCAGCAGGCGCTATGTATTTTATCGGAGAAAATCAACTGCATCATATTCAGCGTTGGAGTGAAGAGGTAAAGGGATTTATGTGTTTGTTTGATTCGGATTATTTCCTCTTGTGCTTAAAACATCAAATTAAGCTCAATAACTTTCCTTTCTTTCAATTTGGACAAAAACCTTTTGTCAATTTGTCTGAGCGAGAAGTAGTGATGATGAAACACTTGTTTTGGAAATTGAACAATGAAAAATGTCAAAAGCAAACGTTTAATGACGATTTACTCGTTCGGATGTTTTTGAATATCATTTTATTAGAAGCAGAACGCATATACAACCACAAAAAAGTAGAAACGCCTTTTGTGCTGTCACGTAAAGAACAATTGGTTGCGCGTTTCCAACTTTTAGTAAATCAAAAAATAATAGATTTGAAGCAAGTGAACGAATATGCCGCTTTATTGCACGTTCACCCGCATTATCTCAATGATGTTGTCAAGGAAATGACCAACCATCCCGCAAGTTATTACATTCAAAAACAGCTCCTAGATGAAATCAAATCCCGATTAATCCAAACCAATGATACTATAGCGATTATAGCTGGTAATTTGAACTTTACGGAGGAATCTTATCTCGGTCGATTTTTTAAGAAACACGTAGGCATTACTCCAATTCAATATCGAAAAAAGCACAAGCAACATTAG
- a CDS encoding DUF2938 domain-containing protein — translation MNTILHVIVFSIFIGVSATIFMDLYALVLKKVFQIPSLNYAFLGRWIGHFRQGVFRHANIMQATPVAGERAIGWVAHYLIGITFAFVLLLIWGVEWGYEPSLIPALSVGILTTVAPFFMMQPAFGFGIAASKTPQPKTARIRSLLTHTIYGIGLYLGGVLLQVILGY, via the coding sequence ATGAATACAATACTACACGTTATCGTTTTTTCAATTTTTATCGGCGTAAGTGCAACTATTTTTATGGATTTATACGCCCTTGTACTCAAAAAAGTATTTCAGATACCCTCCCTTAATTATGCCTTTTTAGGAAGGTGGATTGGCCATTTTAGACAAGGTGTTTTTCGCCATGCCAACATTATGCAAGCCACTCCTGTTGCAGGTGAAAGAGCGATTGGATGGGTAGCCCATTACCTGATTGGTATTACCTTTGCCTTTGTACTCTTGCTTATTTGGGGAGTGGAATGGGGGTATGAACCGAGTTTGATTCCCGCTTTGTCAGTTGGAATTCTCACCACCGTAGCTCCATTTTTTATGATGCAACCAGCCTTTGGTTTTGGCATAGCAGCCTCTAAAACGCCCCAGCCAAAAACAGCGCGCATACGCAGTTTACTGACGCATACGATATACGGAATCGGATTGTATCTTGGCGGTGTTCTACTGCAGGTCATACTTGGGTATTAA
- a CDS encoding helix-turn-helix domain-containing protein, which yields MDHHLILYVKNMVCPRCVTLVEQELLKVHVRAKVVRLGEIELVTPLDQQVKEQIKERLRQVGFEVLQDANQIIVEQVKTKIIEYVQHKHISHLNLSDYLASTSSLNYARIARLFVAQTALTIEKYYILQRIEKVKELISYCELSLDEIAQQLHYKDASHMSKQFKKIVGIAPSIYRKNKRFERKFLDHIIT from the coding sequence ATGGATCACCATTTAATTTTATATGTAAAAAACATGGTTTGTCCGAGGTGCGTAACCTTGGTTGAACAAGAATTACTGAAGGTACACGTAAGAGCAAAAGTTGTTCGCTTGGGAGAAATTGAATTAGTTACCCCTTTAGATCAACAAGTAAAAGAACAAATAAAAGAGCGATTGCGTCAGGTGGGATTTGAAGTTTTACAAGATGCCAACCAAATTATTGTCGAACAAGTGAAAACCAAAATTATTGAATATGTTCAGCACAAGCATATTTCCCATTTGAATTTATCCGATTATTTAGCTTCAACCTCTTCGCTGAACTATGCGCGAATTGCGCGATTATTTGTAGCACAAACCGCATTGACCATTGAGAAATACTATATTTTACAGCGAATTGAAAAAGTGAAAGAATTGATTTCCTATTGTGAATTATCCCTAGATGAAATTGCCCAGCAATTGCATTATAAAGATGCAAGTCACATGAGCAAGCAGTTTAAAAAAATAGTCGGAATTGCACCTTCAATTTATCGAAAGAATAAACGGTTTGAACGAAAGTTTTTAGATCATATTATTACTTAA
- a CDS encoding efflux RND transporter periplasmic adaptor subunit, whose translation MKRIYITLVSLVVLTACADKKTPDTAEKKGEAGMMMPGMNSKETIAIEKSNPVVPLQLPGELRADQRTELFAKVNSYVTDLRVDIGDPVKKGQVLLVLEAPEIQAQVSNAQAKWKGQEAVYISTKATYDRTLKANETPGAIAPDYVEQITAKMLADKAQLAAAKSAYEEMQNIDQYLVIRAPFDGVITDRQVDKGAYVGPMSKMPLLIVEDTNTLRLNLSISEANTPFIKEGDTVKFKVRTLPQKEFTGVITRKAGSLDLRLRSEQIQADINNKEQLLKPNMIADVTLQLKREEASFFVPKSALVESNLGIYVIEVRGGVAYHVNVIKGRAMPMMVEIFGDLTEGTPILKMATEEIMHEQKMN comes from the coding sequence ATGAAAAGAATATATATAACCCTAGTTAGTTTAGTTGTATTAACGGCCTGTGCAGATAAAAAAACGCCTGATACAGCAGAGAAAAAAGGCGAGGCAGGGATGATGATGCCCGGAATGAATAGCAAAGAAACAATAGCTATTGAGAAGAGCAATCCTGTAGTTCCCTTACAATTACCAGGTGAATTAAGAGCGGATCAGCGCACGGAATTATTTGCCAAAGTAAACAGTTATGTTACTGATTTACGCGTAGATATTGGAGACCCTGTAAAGAAAGGTCAAGTGTTACTGGTTTTAGAAGCCCCTGAGATTCAGGCACAAGTTTCGAATGCACAAGCAAAGTGGAAAGGCCAAGAAGCTGTTTATATTTCCACCAAGGCAACCTATGATCGTACCCTGAAAGCCAATGAAACTCCAGGAGCCATTGCACCAGATTACGTAGAGCAGATTACAGCAAAAATGCTAGCGGATAAAGCGCAATTAGCAGCTGCGAAATCAGCTTATGAAGAAATGCAAAACATCGATCAGTATTTGGTAATCCGCGCACCTTTTGATGGTGTTATCACAGACAGACAGGTTGATAAAGGTGCTTATGTAGGACCAATGAGTAAAATGCCCTTGTTGATTGTAGAAGATACCAATACGCTGCGTTTAAATCTATCCATATCAGAAGCAAATACCCCTTTTATCAAAGAAGGAGATACGGTAAAATTTAAAGTGAGAACCCTCCCGCAAAAAGAATTTACTGGCGTAATTACGCGAAAAGCCGGAAGCTTGGATTTAAGACTTCGCTCAGAACAAATTCAAGCTGATATCAACAACAAAGAACAGCTATTGAAACCCAATATGATTGCGGATGTAACCTTGCAATTGAAAAGGGAAGAAGCAAGCTTCTTTGTGCCTAAATCGGCCTTAGTGGAAAGCAACTTAGGTATTTATGTCATTGAAGTTAGAGGGGGCGTGGCTTATCACGTGAACGTGATAAAAGGAAGAGCTATGCCGATGATGGTTGAAATCTTTGGTGATTTAACCGAAGGAACACCAATCCTCAAAATGGCAACAGAAGAAATTATGCATGAACAAAAAATGAATTAA
- a CDS encoding efflux RND transporter permease subunit, with amino-acid sequence MNLIRFALRKPISIMVLVIGLLFFGLKSSKEIQVDILPEMNLPVVYIAHSFNGYTPQQMEGYFTKMYVNMMLFANGIKSIDTKNTQGLTLMKIEFYEGTDMGEAIASISALSNRSVIFLPPGAPPPFIIRFDASSQPVGQLVFRSETKTNNELQDIANFVARPFLIKIPGMTTAPPFGGSPRTIEINIDPNKLHTHQMSPEQIVEAISRQNVTMPSGNVYVGDKNYLTPTNNTLKTVEEFGRIPLFKGQVDNVYLRDVATVKDGADITTGYALVDGNRSVYINIAKSGKASTYDVVEQLKKSIPHIQNNLPEDVKISYEFDQSVNVINAVKSLIVEGVLGALLTGLMVLLFLRDPRGALIVILTIPIAIISSVLFLKLFGQTINIMTLSGLALAIGILVDESTVTIENIHQHFALGKSKVQAIWDACKEIAFPKLLILFSILAVFAPAFMMTGIPGALFMPLAMAIGFAMTVSFLLSQTFVPIMANWIMKYDPEKHKIPEEAKGFDKFKNRVVAGIEKVMPGKKIIATGAVVFALLAVAFMYQNIGKDVLPAVNSSQVQLRITAPEGTRIEHTEMKVKKLLAEVEDLFGKEKIAISSAFVGQHPSSFAVSPIYLYNAGPHEASMQIAFKDFSGNTDELKDQIRQRIKEKLPELKLTFEPIELTEKILSQGTNTPIEIRISGMMRKMNMMTANKLLAKLNEIDYMRDQKMPISMNYPAYEINIDRVRAAQLGLDAMDIAKSLVATTASSRYTNRNMWVGGMMGIAYDVQVQMPQNQLTSKEELENIPLSKNADRPVLSDVATITETKALAESYNEGTMGYVTVIANVHQTDLNRAKEDVEQAIAELGELPKGVNVELMGMAPVLDDTMQSLAGGLLVAIVVIFLMLTANFQSFKVSFVILTTVPFVMLGSLLLLKATGSTVNLQSYMGIIMSVGVSIANAVLLINNAETLRKTGWTSTAAAIEATKLRIRPIAMTTLAMIAGMLPMAIGHGEGSEQVAPLGRAVIGGLLASTISVLVILPMVFAWVMNKVNRESPSLDPEDTESIHYIPTENK; translated from the coding sequence ATGAATTTAATTCGCTTTGCTTTGCGCAAACCGATATCTATTATGGTATTGGTTATAGGTTTGTTGTTCTTTGGACTCAAATCATCCAAAGAAATTCAGGTGGATATTTTACCTGAAATGAATTTACCCGTGGTGTATATTGCCCATTCCTTTAATGGATATACACCCCAACAAATGGAAGGTTATTTTACCAAGATGTATGTTAATATGATGCTTTTTGCCAATGGGATTAAAAGTATCGATACAAAAAACACACAGGGATTAACCTTAATGAAAATTGAATTTTACGAAGGAACTGATATGGGAGAGGCGATTGCTTCTATTTCTGCACTGTCGAATCGCTCCGTAATTTTCTTGCCTCCAGGGGCACCACCACCTTTTATTATTCGCTTTGATGCCTCTTCTCAACCTGTGGGACAGCTGGTGTTTCGCTCAGAAACAAAAACGAATAACGAGTTACAGGATATTGCCAACTTCGTGGCCCGTCCATTCTTGATCAAAATTCCAGGAATGACAACGGCCCCTCCTTTTGGTGGTTCACCGCGTACGATTGAGATTAATATTGATCCGAATAAACTGCATACGCATCAGATGAGCCCCGAGCAAATCGTAGAAGCAATAAGCAGACAAAACGTAACCATGCCATCGGGGAATGTTTACGTTGGCGATAAAAACTATTTGACACCGACCAACAATACGCTCAAGACGGTAGAAGAGTTTGGTCGTATTCCTTTGTTTAAAGGACAAGTAGACAACGTTTATCTACGCGATGTGGCTACGGTAAAAGATGGCGCTGATATTACAACAGGCTATGCTTTAGTTGATGGAAATCGATCGGTTTATATCAATATTGCAAAATCCGGAAAAGCCTCTACGTATGATGTTGTAGAGCAATTGAAAAAGTCGATTCCGCATATTCAGAATAACCTACCCGAAGATGTGAAGATTTCGTATGAATTTGACCAATCCGTCAATGTAATCAACGCAGTAAAGAGTTTAATTGTTGAAGGAGTTTTGGGTGCTTTATTAACCGGATTAATGGTTTTATTATTTCTACGTGATCCTAGAGGGGCGTTGATTGTAATCCTAACAATTCCCATTGCCATTATTTCATCGGTGTTGTTCTTGAAATTATTCGGACAAACCATTAATATCATGACCTTGTCTGGATTGGCTTTGGCTATTGGTATTTTGGTCGATGAAAGTACGGTAACCATTGAAAATATTCACCAGCACTTTGCCCTCGGCAAGAGCAAGGTACAGGCTATTTGGGATGCGTGTAAGGAAATTGCCTTCCCGAAGCTATTGATTTTATTCAGCATCTTGGCCGTGTTTGCACCTGCCTTTATGATGACGGGTATTCCAGGGGCTTTGTTTATGCCTTTAGCCATGGCTATTGGATTTGCAATGACCGTTTCTTTCTTGTTGTCTCAGACTTTTGTGCCCATTATGGCCAACTGGATCATGAAGTACGATCCCGAGAAACATAAGATCCCGGAAGAAGCCAAAGGATTTGATAAGTTCAAGAATCGCGTTGTAGCCGGAATTGAGAAGGTGATGCCAGGCAAGAAAATCATAGCAACGGGAGCTGTTGTATTTGCTTTATTAGCGGTTGCTTTTATGTATCAAAACATCGGAAAAGACGTTTTGCCCGCAGTCAATTCAAGTCAAGTGCAACTGCGTATTACTGCACCCGAAGGTACGCGTATTGAACATACGGAAATGAAGGTGAAAAAGTTATTGGCTGAGGTAGAAGACTTATTTGGCAAAGAGAAAATTGCTATTTCATCTGCTTTCGTGGGGCAACACCCTTCTTCGTTTGCAGTGAGTCCAATCTACTTATATAATGCAGGTCCACATGAAGCCTCGATGCAAATTGCTTTTAAAGATTTTAGCGGAAATACGGATGAATTAAAGGATCAGATTCGCCAACGCATCAAAGAAAAATTGCCAGAATTAAAATTGACGTTTGAGCCAATTGAGTTAACGGAAAAGATTTTAAGCCAGGGAACCAACACGCCAATTGAGATTCGCATTTCAGGGATGATGCGCAAGATGAATATGATGACGGCGAATAAATTATTGGCGAAGCTGAATGAAATCGACTATATGCGCGATCAAAAGATGCCGATTTCGATGAATTATCCTGCCTATGAAATCAACATTGATCGTGTACGCGCTGCTCAGTTGGGGTTGGATGCGATGGATATTGCTAAGTCATTAGTAGCAACAACGGCGTCTTCGCGTTACACCAACCGCAATATGTGGGTAGGAGGTATGATGGGAATTGCCTATGATGTTCAGGTTCAAATGCCTCAAAATCAATTAACGAGTAAGGAAGAATTAGAAAATATTCCGTTGAGTAAAAATGCCGATCGCCCGGTATTAAGTGATGTAGCAACCATTACTGAGACCAAAGCCTTAGCAGAGAGCTATAACGAGGGGACCATGGGGTATGTAACGGTGATTGCCAATGTGCATCAAACGGATTTGAATCGAGCGAAAGAAGATGTAGAGCAAGCTATTGCTGAGTTGGGAGAATTGCCAAAAGGAGTAAACGTGGAACTAATGGGAATGGCACCTGTGTTGGATGATACCATGCAAAGTTTAGCAGGAGGATTATTAGTTGCCATTGTGGTTATTTTCTTGATGTTAACCGCTAATTTCCAATCGTTTAAAGTGTCTTTTGTGATTTTGACAACCGTGCCTTTTGTTATGTTGGGATCTCTGCTGTTGCTAAAAGCAACAGGGTCAACGGTTAATTTACAGTCCTATATGGGAATCATCATGTCCGTGGGAGTATCCATTGCCAATGCCGTGCTCTTGATTAACAACGCTGAGACGTTGCGCAAAACAGGATGGACTTCTACAGCAGCGGCTATTGAAGCGACCAAACTGCGTATTCGACCAATTGCCATGACCACGCTAGCGATGATCGCCGGTATGTTGCCGATGGCTATCGGACATGGAGAAGGAAGTGAGCAAGTAGCCCCATTAGGAAGAGCTGTAATTGGAGGACTTTTAGCTTCGACCATTTCTGTACTGGTAATCTTGCCCATGGTATTTGCTTGGGTCATGAATAAAGTAAACCGAGAATCTCCATCTTTAGATCCTGAAGATACAGAAAGCATTCACTATATACCGACTGAAAATAAATAA
- a CDS encoding TolC family protein codes for MKFNTIACVVLWSAATAVSAQTLTLEQAIEQVTQRYPLIKSKEAKLQASIYNTQNQKGNYFPDLTFGAQQSYGTINAQNGPLYAYGGLGSAATSMPLEEQNWNAAFGSLYFANVNWNIFSFGKTRQGVALMKDQQGVAQQDLAQEIFKQQIKASATYFNLLGAQRIVEVQQRNLDRAKVFYTVTAAKVKSGLIAQVDERLAQAEVAFAETTYIKAYDKELEWDKQLSDLLDIERQSYELDSLFYTHKPLIFEREFTLENHPILQWQEHKVKQSKTMEKLVHRTSLPQLNAFGIIQGRGSGFDWNYVQDNTAFTKNYSNGVGIDRSNYLVGLQLTWNISHFFRTTSKVKEQEKLSESLREEYAKMDRELANQVLLTKEHYQNATTILTHSTIEVHAATVAFDQQKALYDNGLSDLVAFTQALYTLQRAEIAFEVAQNNLWQALLMQAAAQGDIQLLVNAIPQK; via the coding sequence ATGAAATTCAATACAATAGCGTGTGTTGTTTTGTGGAGTGCAGCAACTGCTGTATCTGCCCAAACACTTACTTTGGAACAGGCCATTGAGCAGGTTACCCAGCGCTATCCTTTAATAAAAAGTAAAGAAGCCAAACTACAAGCTTCCATTTACAATACCCAAAATCAAAAGGGAAATTATTTCCCAGATTTAACTTTCGGTGCTCAACAGAGTTACGGAACAATTAATGCCCAAAACGGACCTTTATACGCTTATGGTGGATTGGGATCTGCGGCCACTTCTATGCCTTTGGAAGAACAGAATTGGAATGCCGCTTTTGGATCTCTTTATTTTGCCAACGTCAATTGGAACATCTTCTCTTTTGGTAAAACCCGTCAAGGGGTGGCCCTGATGAAAGACCAACAAGGGGTGGCTCAACAAGATTTAGCCCAAGAAATATTTAAACAACAAATCAAAGCTAGTGCAACTTATTTTAATTTATTGGGGGCACAGCGCATAGTGGAAGTACAGCAGCGAAATCTAGATCGCGCAAAGGTGTTTTACACCGTTACCGCAGCAAAAGTAAAAAGCGGATTGATTGCTCAAGTTGATGAACGCTTAGCGCAAGCTGAGGTGGCTTTTGCGGAAACAACATACATTAAAGCGTACGACAAAGAATTGGAATGGGACAAACAACTTTCTGATTTATTGGATATCGAACGCCAATCGTACGAATTAGATTCGCTGTTTTACACCCACAAACCGCTCATTTTTGAGCGAGAATTCACCCTAGAGAACCATCCGATTCTCCAATGGCAAGAACACAAAGTAAAGCAAAGTAAGACGATGGAGAAACTTGTACATCGCACTAGTTTGCCTCAATTGAATGCTTTTGGAATAATACAAGGACGCGGTTCTGGTTTTGATTGGAACTATGTACAAGACAATACGGCATTTACTAAAAACTACAGTAATGGCGTAGGTATTGACCGTAGTAATTATTTGGTAGGCTTGCAATTGACGTGGAATATCTCCCATTTCTTCCGCACCACATCCAAAGTGAAAGAGCAAGAGAAACTATCTGAAAGCTTGCGAGAAGAATATGCTAAAATGGATCGCGAGCTAGCAAATCAAGTGCTCTTAACAAAAGAACACTATCAAAATGCAACCACTATTTTGACGCATAGTACGATTGAAGTACACGCAGCCACTGTTGCTTTTGATCAACAAAAGGCACTGTATGATAATGGGTTAAGTGATTTAGTAGCTTTTACCCAAGCTTTATACACGCTACAACGCGCAGAAATTGCCTTTGAAGTAGCTCAAAATAACCTTTGGCAGGCGCTCTTAATGCAGGCTGCTGCTCAAGGAGATATTCAACTATTAGTCAACGCTATTCCCCAAAAATAA